ACGGGCGGTGACGCGTTTGTGGCATCCGATGTGGGTCAGCACCAAATGTTTGCTGCGCTCTACTATCCGTTTAATAAGCCACGCCGCTGGATCAACTCAGGTGGTCTTGGCACCATGGGCTTTGGCTTCCCTGCAGCGATTGGGGTGAAGTTTGCTTACCCAGATGAAGAGGTGGTGTGTGTCACCGGTGATGGCAGTATTCAGATGAACATTCAAGAGCTGTCGACGGCTATGCAATACGATGTGCCGGTTAAAATAATCAACCTCAACAACCGTTTCTTAGGGATGGTAAAACAGTGGCAGGATATTATTTATCAGGGTCGTCACTCTAACTCCTACATGGATTCGGTGCCTGACTTTGCTGCTATTGCTGAAGCTTATGGCCACGTAGGTATTCGCATTTCCAACCCAAGCGAACTTGAATCTGGTCTGAAGAAAGCGCTAGAGATGAAAGATCGCCTCGTGTTCGTTGATATCAATGTAGATGAAACAGAGCACGTTTACCCGATGCAAATCAAAGGGGAAGGTATGGATAAGATGTGGCTAAGTAAGACGGAGAGAACCTAATATGAGACATATCATTTCGCTACTATTGGAAAACCAGCCGGGTGCTCTTTCTCGAGTGGTTGGCCTGTTCTCTCAGCGCGGCTACAACATCGAATCACTCAACGTATCGCCAACCGATGATGAGACGTTATCACGCCTTAACATCACCACAGAATCGGATAAAATGGAGCTTGAGCAGATCCAAAAGCACCTGCATAAGCTGATTGATGTCCTTAAGGTTCAGGAAGTGACTGAGTTTGAGCACATTGAGCGCGAGCTAATGATGGTTAAAGTCAAAGCGAGCGGTTTTGCGCGTGCAGAAGTGAAGCGTACGGCGGATATCTTTCGTGGCCAGATTGTTGATGTCACTTCGTCGCAATATACGGTTCAACTTGCAGGCACGGCTGAAAAGCTTGATGCGTTTGTGTCAGCGCTATCAGAAGTGACGGATGTGGTAGAAGTGGCTCGAAGCGGTATTGTAGGCATTGCTCGTGGTGAGCGTGCGCTAAAGCCATAAGCCAATTAAGCTATTGATTAAAAACAAGGCCAGTCAAGTGACTGGCCTTTTGCTTTGCTCGGGTTCATTGACCTAAGAAGGTTAACCTTCGATTTCCACAAAAGGAGCAGGCTCTTCGATGATTGGCTTCATCTCCTCTTCTTGTTGAGGTTGCTCTGCTGGTGGCGCTGGCTGTTCAGGCTCGGCTTCTGTGTTGAGCTTTTCTTGTTGCTCACTGAATTGGAACGCACGGATCACCTGTTTTACGCCGGATACATTTCTGGCGATTTCTGTGGCCACATCGGCGTGCTCTTTAGACACATAACCCAGTAGAAACACTTCACTGTCTTCAGTGATGACTTTGATTTTGACGCCGTTGAGTCTTTCGTCGGTCAAGAGCGCTGACTTGACCTTCGTCGTCAACCAGCTGTCATTGCTGATTTGCGTGAAGCTAAGTGGCTGCTTAACGCGGACTTGGTTGTAGACAATTTTTACGCCATTAAGACCTTTAACTTGGTTTTCAAGCTGGCTACGAAGCGCTTCCGTATTCGCCTGTCCCATCAGCACGACAGTACCACGCTGTGAGCTGGCAACGACGCGCACGTTGCTAACATAGGGCGCTTTGTTACCCATACCAGCTACTTCTGACTCAAGGGCACTGTCATTCCAAATCTCTTTTGCGCTGCGCGTATCGGTGACGAGGTTTACCGTCGTCGCAGCACCTGCTACAAATAGACCGGCACAGCCCGAAAGGAACATACTGGCCATGAGCAGTGCCATTACTTTATACATCTTCATAATGTTACTCTTCGTGAGATGGGAATAGCACTTGGTCGATGAGATCGCACAAGCAGTGGAGTGTCACCATGTGGACTTCATGAATGCGTGAGGTTCGTTGAGATGGGATACGTATTTCCACATCGTTTTCGCCCAATAAGCCGGCCATTTCGCCACCATCTTTGCCGGTAAAGGCAATGATGGTCATATCTCGAGTCACAGCCGCTTCCATCGCTTTAATGACGTTTTTGCTGTTCCCGCTGGTTGAAATTGCCAACAAGATATCGTTAGTTTGGCCGAAGGCGCGCACTTGTTTGGCAAAGATATCTTCAAAGTTGTAGTCGTTCGCCACTGCGGTCATGGTGGTGCTGTCAGCAGTCAGTGTCATTGCAGGCAGACTTGGACGTTCGGTTTCAAAACGGTTCAGTAGGCATGAGACAAATTGCTGAGCGTTGGACGCTGACCCGCCGTTACCGCAGCACAGAATTTTGTTGCCATTGAGCAGTGTTGCGACCATTGCTTGTGCAGCGTGAGTGATGGCGTCTGGCAGCGCTTCGGCGGCGGCGATTTGAATTTGGATGCTTTCAGTAAAACTTTCTTTGATGCTATCGCGCATGGTTATCCTTGAGTGATGGCGT
The Vibrio sp. CB1-14 DNA segment above includes these coding regions:
- a CDS encoding BON domain-containing protein, producing the protein MYKVMALLMASMFLSGCAGLFVAGAATTVNLVTDTRSAKEIWNDSALESEVAGMGNKAPYVSNVRVVASSQRGTVVLMGQANTEALRSQLENQVKGLNGVKIVYNQVRVKQPLSFTQISNDSWLTTKVKSALLTDERLNGVKIKVITEDSEVFLLGYVSKEHADVATEIARNVSGVKQVIRAFQFSEQQEKLNTEAEPEQPAPPAEQPQQEEEMKPIIEEPAPFVEIEG
- the ilvN gene encoding acetolactate synthase small subunit; translation: MRHIISLLLENQPGALSRVVGLFSQRGYNIESLNVSPTDDETLSRLNITTESDKMELEQIQKHLHKLIDVLKVQEVTEFEHIERELMMVKVKASGFARAEVKRTADIFRGQIVDVTSSQYTVQLAGTAEKLDAFVSALSEVTDVVEVARSGIVGIARGERALKP
- a CDS encoding phosphoheptose isomerase, encoding MRDSIKESFTESIQIQIAAAEALPDAITHAAQAMVATLLNGNKILCCGNGGSASNAQQFVSCLLNRFETERPSLPAMTLTADSTTMTAVANDYNFEDIFAKQVRAFGQTNDILLAISTSGNSKNVIKAMEAAVTRDMTIIAFTGKDGGEMAGLLGENDVEIRIPSQRTSRIHEVHMVTLHCLCDLIDQVLFPSHEE